The nucleotide window AATATATTCCATAGGTCCAGGACGATACAAGGCGTTCATTGCAATGAGGTCATCAAAAACTGTTGGCTTAAGATGCTTCATATGCTTTTGCATTCCTGGCGATTCATACTGAAAAATCCCAACCGTTTCACCTCTTTGGAACAACGCATACGTTTCTTCGTCATCTAACGGAAAGTTTTCAGGATCGAGTTCAATACCGTGTCGTGCCTTTACAATCTTAACCGTATCTTTAATTAAAGTTAAGGTCTTTAATCCCAAGAAATCCATCTTCAGTAATCCAGCACTTTCTACAACAGAGTTATCAAACTGCGTAACGTATAAATCTGAATCTTTAGCTACCGAAACAGGTACATAATTGGTAATGTCACCTGGTGTAATGATAACACCACAAGCATGAATGCCAGTATTTCTTACAGAACCTTCTAAAACTCTTGCTTGGTTTACCGTTTCTGCCTGTAAATCTGAACCGTCTGAGATATTTAATAGTTGATTGACTTTTTCTAATTCTTCAGCTCTAAACTTGCTTGCTAATTCTTTTTCGCTCTTACCAAATATCTTTCCGAGTTTGGACATATTCGGAATGAGTTTAGCAATATGATCCGCTTCATTTAATGGCAAATCCAACACACGTGCCGTATCTCTAATTGAAGATTTAGCAGCCATTGTACCATAAGTAATGATCTGCGCCACCTGATTAGCTCCATATTTATCGATAACGTATTGCATAACGCGACCACGACCTTCATCATCAAAATCGATATCGATATCTGGCATACTCACACGATCTGGATTTAAGAAACGCTCAAAAAGTAAATCGTACTTTATTGGATCTATGTTGGTAATCCACAAACAGTATGCTACTACCGAACCTGCTGCCGAACCACGACCAGGACCAACGGACACATCCATTTTTCGGGCTTCGCGAATGAAATCCTCTACAATAAGGAAGTAACCAGGATATCCTGTATTTTCAATAACGCTCAACTCAAAATCGAGACGTTCTGCTATTTCTGGTGTAATCTCTCCATAGCGCTTTTTAGCACCTTCGTATGTTAAGTGTCTTAAATAGGCATTTTCTCCGCGCTTACCATTATCTACTTCATCCTCTTGATGTTTGAATTCATCTGGTATATCAAAAGCAGGAAGTAATACATCACGAGCCAATTCAAACGGTTCAATTTTATCAACCACTTCTTGAATGTTCACAATAGCCTCAGGAATGTCTCTAAAGAGCGCTTTCATCTCTTCAGTTGACTTAAAGTAATATTCTTGATTTGGCAATCCGTAACGATAACCACGACCACGACCTATTGGTGTGGCTTGTTTTTCACCATCTTTTACACACAATAAAATATCGTGTGCATTGGCGTTTTCTTGTTCTACGTAGTAAGTATTATTTGTAGCAATTAGCTTCACATCGTGCTTATGAGCAAATTGAATAAGTACTTGATTAACACGATTTTCATCTTCCTGATTATGACGCATCAACTCGATATACAAATCATCTGCAAAGGTGTCCTTCCACCAGATTAAGGCTTCTTCGGCTTGGTTTTCACCAATATTTAGGACTTTACTCGGCACTTCACCATAGAGGTTTCCTGTGAGACAAATGAGGTCTTCTTTGTACTGCTCTATGAGTTTTTTATCAATTCTTGGTACATAATAAAACCCATCAGTAAAAGCTGCAGAAGACAGCTTTGCCAAATTGTGATAGCCTTTTTTATTCTTTGCTAAAAGAACAATTTGGTAACCGTTATCTTTTCGGGTTTTATCGGTATGATCTTCGCAAACAAAAAACTCACAACCGATAATAGGTTTTATTAGTTTCCCTTTCTTTTCTTCACCATTTTCTTCAGCCTCTTTATGCTTTGCTTTTACAGACTTGTTATGGTTAGAAACTGCTTGAACAAAGTGAAAGGCGCCCATCATATTTCCGTGATCTGTTAGCGCAACGGCAGGCATATTTTCTTTTGCCGCTGCCGCTACTAAATCACCAATACTGATGGTAGATTGTAAAATTGAAAACTGAGAATGGTTATGCAAATGCACAAACGCTGCATCAGCCAATTTTGCAATAGCTTCTTTGTTTGTTTGTGTTGGTATTTCTTGAGACTGCTCCTTTTGAAGCCTTGCATTTATCTTGGCACTTTCGCGTTTAAGATTAAGATGTTTTAGTCCAATTAGCTGAATTGGTTGCGGATTGGCTTCTGAAAATTTTACAAAATAATCTGGTTGAACATCTAACTGTTCTTTAGTATATTCTTTTCGCCTAACTAATTCTAAAAAACAACGTGTCGTGGCTTCAACATCGGCAGTTGCGTTATGGGCTTCGGCAAATGGCTGGTTGAATAAAAACTCGTGTAACTCTGTTAAGGTTGGCAGTTTAAACTTTCCTCCTCTACCGCCAGGAATTTTACACAATTCGGCCGTATGCTCTGTACAGGTATCTAATACTGGTAATTCTTGTAATTGGTTTGCTACATCCTCTCTAACAAATTCGGCTCCCATAATATTGAGATCGAACCCAACATTCTGACCAACCACAAATTTAGTTTTCTCTAAAACAGCATTAAATTTTTCTAAAACTTCGGCAAGAGAAATACCTTGCTCTTCTGCCAATTCTGTAGAAATACCATGGATTTTCTCAGCATCATATGGAATATTAAAGCCATCTGGCTTAACCAAATAATCTTGATGATCTATACAATTACCCATAGCATCATGCAACTGCCATGCTATCTGAATACACCTTGGCCAGTTATCTGTATCTGTTATTGGTGCATCCCAACGCTTTGGTAAACCTGTGGTTTCAGTATCGAAGATTAAGTACATAAATTACCTGTTTTAGACCTTGAAAAAGAATATGAATTTGTCGTAAAAATAGCCCTTAAAATTACATAGAATTTCGACTTACTTTAATGGAAGTTGTTAAGAGTTTTAAACATAAAAAAAGCCATGCACTTTGCATGGCTTTTTGCTTAACAATCTATTTTATTTATGACACTATGGTTTCAAAATTTTCAGCACTTCTGATGGCTGTCTCAATGGCACTTTTTTGATTTTTGAGAGTGTTGATAATAGGCGATGGTATTGCATGTCCAGAAATAACTTCATTATATTCTTTTAAACTTGTTTTTTCTATTCTTACAGTTTCTTGTAGCATAGCTTCTTCATCGTTTGATGAAAAAAGCGACTTAAGAGACATCCAGTTTTGATGCAGTTCTCCTTTAATATTACCTGAATTTTCTGGTATATCTTTATTTTCCCAAACTTCGCTTCGTAGCTCCTTCACAAATCTTGCGCGCTCTTCTGCTCTAGACTTAAAAAAGTTTTTTATGTCAGCGCTGTCAACCTTTTCGATAGCCTTTTCATAACTATCCTTGGCGTTCATATTCTTCTCTATAAGTTCGTTTAATTTATTTGATATTTCTTTGGTATTGTTCATTATGTTTTGTGTTTTGTTTACAGTAGTTAATTTGATGCCTACTGATTTTGCATCTACTAGCGTTGTTTAGTCAAGTAATTTTTAAAATAAAAGCCATGAAAATCATGGCTTTTAGGGTCTTAATCTAACTTAAGATATTATGATAAGACTTCTTCATAAAGTTTTACTGAGTTGATAGCTGCTTCTATCGCATTTCTTTGTTCGCGTAATAGCTCTATTAATCTTGATGGAAAATTATTGTCGCTTAGCAACTCATTATATTCTTCTAGACTGGCTTTTTCGCCTCTTAAGGCTTCATTTAAAATGGTCTCTTCATTATTGGAGGAGAAGGTGGCTTTTAGACTCATCCAATTTCTATGCATTATTCCTTTTAAGCTTCCTGAATCTTCTGGTATTTCACCATAAGTCAAAATTTCTGTTCTCAATTGACGTGCAAATTTGGAGCGTTCTTCCGCTCTGTTTTTAAAGAAGTTTTTAACACTAACGTTGTCTACTTCTTGCATAGCGTTGATGTAACCTTTTTCGGCGTCATAATTTTTTACTAATAATTCATTTAACTTGTCTGAAACTATTTTTTCGTACTTCATAATATCTTTAATCATTTTTTAATTTCAATAAGTTCTTTATAGATGCGTATTGTTTCACATCTGCACTTATAGTATAACATTCATACACCACGAAGTCAAGTTATTTAACACCATTTAATAGTCTTTAACAGCCTTTAACAAAAAAAGCGCTATTTGAAAATTTCAAATAGCGCTTTTAATTTTACTTTTTGCTTTTTTATACCTGTAGATAATCTGGCACACCATCTCCATCTACATCATCATTAGTTGGGTCTCCATCCATGTTGGCGTCTTCGTTTATGGTTAGTATACCATCACCATCATCGTCTGTATCTAAATAATCTGCATCACCATCTCCATCGGTATCTGTAGGATTACCATTACCATCTAATTGCAACTCTAAAGATGTTGGCACACTATCACCATCATCGTCGTCATCTAAGTAATTTGCTATACCATCCATATCTGTGTCGTCATTAGTAATATCACCATCTCCATTAAAATCTTCAAACACGTTTGGTACGCCATCTCCATCATCGTCGCTACAATCTAAATCATCGATTACCGCTTGAATTGCACCATCGTCATCACCACAAAAATCTATTTGCTCCTGCAGAAACTGCTGATATTGCGAGCAATTTGCATCAAATGTGCCCATAGTTGCAGTATTGTACTGCACTTCAGCTTCGTTTCTATTGTTTGTTGCTATTTCACAACTTATTTGACAATCACCCAGATCATCAATTCTTTGTTGAATTGAGCCATCTAAATCACCACAGTAATCGCGTTGCATCATTAACGACTGTCTGTAGGCGCTACAAGCAATTTCAAACTCAGAACTACTAACAAATCCATCATCACCAACTTGCTGTGCTGCAATATATGTAGCCTCAGCTGTTTCGGTGGCAATTTCTGTATCTGTACACGTTATAGGATCTGCCGGAATTGTTCCAGAAATTAAGGGCACTCTGTAAAACACACCTCCATAAATTGGCCCATTTTGTCCTGTTACAGGATCTAAACCAACCTCACCTGTTAAACCAGTGAAATTTACTGATTGAAGGCCTGATTCGTTAAAGGCTGTAAATCTAAATGTCCCTGTAAACCTATTATTTTCTATCTCATTTATACGTATTTCCCCATACTCTGGATATATAGACACATCTGGATGCGGCCTGTTGTTTGTAGAATATATTGTGCCGTCTGCAGTTGTAAATCTTGCTTCAATGGTATTAACATCACCAAAGACATAAACACCAACAGCAACAGTAGGCACTATTAACTCTAAAGTCTCGATATTGTTTGAACCAAAAAGCGTTAAAAAATCATTTTCATCTATACTTGCGGAAAAGGCTTTTGCTCTCCAAGACGTACCATCTAGGGAACCTTGAAATGCTGGTGTGTTAAATTCTACTTCATCACCACAGCTAAATACCGATATTAAGATAAGAGATAAGACTATTAATTTTTTCATTATTAAGCGGAAATTAATCGTTGTTTCAAATATAACGAAACAAGAATCTCAAAAGTATAATATTTTTTTATACTAGACTTACTCTTCTTCAGCACTTTTGTTTAAAGTGATAATCTTTTAGTTAAAATGACCAAAAGGCTTGAAAATTAAAAAATTGTATTATCTTTGCGCCCTTATTAATAACAGAGGTCGCGAACCTCACTAATTAATCATTATGCCTGTAAAAATTAGATTACAAAGACACGGTAAAAAAGGAAAACCTTATTACTGGATCGTAGCCGCGGACTCTCGCGCTAAAAGAGATGGTAAGTACTTAGAAAAATTAGGTGCTTACAATCCAAACACAAATCCTGCAACAATAGACCTTGATGTAGATGGTGCTGTAAAGTGGTTAGAAAACGGTGCACAACCAACAGATACTGCTAAAGCAATATTATCTTACAAAGGAGCTTTATTAAAGAAGCATTTAGCAGGTGGTGTTAAAAAAGGTGCTTTAACCGAAGAGCAAGCAGAAGCTAAATTTAACGCTTGGTTAGAAGAAAAGGCAGCTAAAGTACAAGCTAAAGCAGATGGCTTATCTAAAGCAGATGCCGATGCTAAAGCTAAAGCACTTGAAGCAGAAAAAGCAGTTAACGAAGCTCGTATTGCTGCAAATGCACCAGTAGTTGAAGAAGAAGTTGCTGAAGAGACAACGGCTTCTAACGAAGAAGAGTAAAAAATTTATTTTTATACTTTTAAACCCTGACATTTATTGTCAGGGTTTTTTATGCAAAAAACTTTCTTTTGTATAATGCCGAATTTGTTTCAGTATCTAAAACCAGAACGATTAAAGACCCTGAAATAAATTCAGATTGATAAATCAGTAATTTGTTATGAAAAAAGAAGATTGTTTTTACTTAGGGAAAATTGTAAAAAAATACAGTTATAAAGGAGAACTACTCGCTAAGCTAGACACGGACGAACCAGACCTTTATGAAAATATTGATGCGGTTTTTATAGATCTTAGAGGTAATCTTGTACCGTTTTTTATCGAATCTTCGCAATTACACAAATCTGATTTACTTAGATTAAAGTTTGAAGATGTAGATAATGAAGCTGATGCAGATGCCTTAATAAAGGCCGAATTGTATTTACCTCTAGACTTGCTTCCTAAATTAGAAGGAGATAAGTTTTACTACCACGAAGTTATAGGTTTTACTATCACAGACAGCAATTTTGGCACTGTTGGAATTATAAAAGCTATTAATGATACTACAGCACAAGCGCTTTTTGAAATTGACAGAAATGGTATTGAAATTTTAATACCTATGAATGATGAGTTTATCGTTAAAGTAGATAAACCAAACAAAATCATAGAGGTTGAAACTCCCGAAGGATTAATAGAACTTTACACAAGCCCATCCTAAATCCTTCCCAAAGGGAAGGACTTTCTCTCTCATGGAAAAGCCTTTTAAATTCAAACAATTCTCAGTCAACCAAGATCGTTGTGCCATGAAAATTGGTACAGATGGTGTTTTACTAGGTTCCTGGACTTCTGTAAAACATAATCCTTTTCACATTTTAGACATTGGCTCTGGCACAGGAATTCTAAGTCTTATGATGGCTCAAAGAAGTTATGCAGAGCAAATTGAAGCAATAGAAATTGATGACGATGCTTATGAACAGTGCTCTGAAAACTTCGAGAATTCACCTTGGAACGATCGCTTGTTTTGTTACCATGCTTCGCTTTTAGAGTTTGTTGAAGAGGTTGAAGATGCTTTCGATTTAATTATTTGTAATCCACCTTTTTATTCCGAAGATTATAAAACCGAAAATAAATCCAGAAACTTGGCGCGTTTTAACGATGCTATGCCTTTTAAACATATTATCTATGCTGTAGAACATTTACTAGCCGAAGATGGTTTGTTTTCAATAGTTATTCCCAGAAAAGAGGAAAAGGATTTTATAGCTTTAGCCAATACAATTGGCCTTTTTCCCAATCGAATTCTTTACGTTCGAGGCAATCCAGATGCCGATGTAAAACGCAGCTTAATTGAATTTAGCTATGCTGAAAAAGACGTTGAAGCTTCAGACTTAATTATTGAAACTGAACGTCACAACTACACTAAGGATTACATCAATCTAACAAAAGATTTTTATTTGAAAATGTAACACTTCTGTTGGGCAATGAAATCGATTTCGTTACTTTTGTGAAACTAATAAAATAACAGCTCCTATTTTGATAAATCTTCAAAATTAGAAGTTATAAATATCATAATCAGAATGAAACCAGATTTATTTGAAGCTCCTGACTATTATAACTTAGACGAATTACTCACTGAAGAACACAAATTGGTTCGTGATGCAGCCAGAGAATGGGTAAAACGAGATGTTTCTCCAATAATAGAAGAGGCTGCTCAAAAAGCAGAATTTCCAAAATCTATTATTGGTGGGTTAGCAGAAATTGGTGCTTTTGGACCATACATTCCTGAAGAATACGGTGGCGCAGGATTAGACCAGATTTCTTACGGTTTAATTATGCAAGAAATAGAACGTGGAGATTCCGGAGTACGCAGTACGGCATCCGTACAGTCGTCTTTAGTAATGTATCCTATCTGGAAATATGGTACAGAAGAACAACGTCAAAAATATTTGCCAAAATTAGCTTCTGGTGAATGGATGGGTTCTTTCGGTTTAACTGAACCAGATCATGGAAGTAATCCAGGTGGCATGACGACCAATTATAAAGATATGGGAGATCACTACCTTTTAAATGGTGCTAAAATGTGGATTTCTAACGCTCCTTTCTGCCAAGTAGCTGTAGTTTGGGCAAAAAATGAAGAAGGACGTATTCACGGCTTAATTGTTGAGCGTGGTATGGAAGGATTCTCTACACCTGAAACGCATAACAAATGGTCGCTTAGAGCTTCTGCTACAGGTGAGCTAATTTTTGATAACGTTAAAGTTCCTAAAGAAAATTTATTACCAAACAAATCTGGTTTAGGTGCACCACTTGGCTGCTTAGATTCTGCACGTTATGGTATTGCTTGGGGAGCGATTGGTGCAGCTATGGACTGTTACGATACGGCTTTGAGATATAGCAAAGAGCGTATTCAATTTGGTAAGCCTATTGGCCAGTTTCAGTTACAACAAAAGAAGTTAGCCGAAATGATTACCGAAATTACCAAAGCACAATTGTTAACATGGCGATTAGGTGTATTGCGTAACGAAGACAAGGCTACTTCTGCACAAATTTCTATGGCGAAACGTAACAATGTGGAAATGGCTATAAACATTGCTCGAGAAGCAAGACAAATGCTTGGAGGAATGGGAATTACTGGTGAGTACAGCATAATGCGTCATTCTATGAACTTAGAAAGTGTAATAACCTATGAGGGTACGCACGACATCCACTTACTAATTACAGGCTTAGATATTACAGGTTTAAATGCCTTTAAATAATAAATTAAAAGCCTTGATATCTCAAGGCTTTTAATTTAGCATAGACTTTTAGGAAACTAATTAGTAATACATTATATTTTTATTTAAGATGAAAATTATCTTTTACAAATTATTATTTAGTACGCTATTATGTTTCTTTTATTCGTGCAGTGCGTCCGAAGATTATAATACTGATGATTTACAAGACCCTATTGATAACTCAAAAAGAATTCTAAGTTTGGGTGACAGCTACACCATAGGCCAAAGTGTCTGTGAGAGCTGTAGTTTCCCAAAGCAATTAAAGGATAGCCTAGTAAATAACAACGATGGCGTTACTTTTGAGTTAAACATAATAGCCCAAACAGGATGGACCACAAGCGATCTAATTAGTAATATTGTTTCCGAAAACCCATCAAACAACTATGACTTAGTTACCTTATTGATAGGCGTAAACAACCAATACCAAGGCGCACCCTTCTCGCTTTACGAATCAGAATTTCCGCAATTAGTACAGATGGCAATGAGTAAAGTACAAGGAGATAAAACTAAAGTGATTATAGTGTCAATTCCAGATTATGCCTACACACCATTTGGGCAGTTTAGTGGCGATCCGTCCTTAACTTCAACAGAAATTGACATGTACAATGCATTTGCAGAAAACTATTGCAATGAAAACAATATTACTTTTGTAAATATAACCGATATCACTCGCGAAGGATTAAACAATCCTGATTTGGTAGCTTCGGATGACTTGCATCCATCAGAACTTGCTTATACAAGATTTGTAGAAAGACTACTTCCTTTGGCCATCGAAAAAATCCAATAAGTTTTCCTATTTTAGTTATTTAGTAAACTATACTGATGTCATCAAAATCGAGATTAGATCGTGCTTACAAAAATGCTCATCGCATTGGTTTTGATGACGCTTCAAAATTCATTTTATTTAGTGATTGCCATCGTGGTGATAACAGCTTTGCAGACGATTTCGCTAATAACAGGAACATATATTTTCATGCACTGAAACATTATTATACCGAAGGTTTTAGTTATTGCGAACTAGGTGATGGTGACGAACTATGGGAAAATTTGTCGTTTGAATCTATATTAAATGCACACAAGAATGTCTACTTGCTCATGAAGCAATTTCATGAAGAGGATAGATTGCACATGATTTGGGGAAATCACGATATGGTATATCGCGACCCTAAATATGTAGAGAAATATTTATCTACCTATTTTGATCCTAAAGTGGGAGAAGATGTTGACCTGTTTTGTAATATACAATATCATGAAGGTATTGTTTTAAAACATTCTGAAACAGGACAAGAATTGTTTCTCTGCCATGGCCACCAAGCGGATTGGTGGAATTACCTATTCTGGAAATGGAGCCGGTTTATGGTTCGTATTCTTTGGAAACCCTTAAATGTTATGGGAATAGCAGACCCTACAAGTCCTGCTAAAAACTACAAAGAGCTCATAAAAGTAGAACGCAGAACTAAAAAGTGGATTTTAGAAAACAACAACTTGGTAACCATTGCTGGTCATACACATAGACCGCGTTTCCCAGAGCCAGGTGATATTGCTTTTTTTAACGATGGTAGCTGTGTACATCCAAGAAGTATTACTGGTCTTGAGATTGAAAACGGAAAAATTTCTCTCATTAAATGGCAAATCGTCACTACCGAAGATGGTACATTAAAAATTGATCGTTTTTTGTTAGAAGGACCTACTCCTTTGATTGACTATAAGACGGAATAAATTGCTTCAAAATAAATCAGATGCTTAATAACAACTCTTGGAAATAAAAAACTCTCACATGTTTTAGAAAACCTATGAAGTGTTAGTTACTATATACAGTAGTTTGTGTAGTTAAATAAGAGATTCCTGCTTCCGCAGGAATTTTAGCTTTCTGGTGCCAGCTCTACTTCCAAACCTTCTAGCTCTGGCGTAATTGGTATCTGGCAACCTAATCGAGAATTGTCTTTTACATAAAAAGCTTCGGAAAGCATAGCCTCTTCATCATCCTGCATTTCTGGTAATTCGGTATCACTTAAGACATAGCATTGGCAAGATGCACACATGGCCATGCCACCACAAACACCAATGGTACCTTCAGGAGCTAGTTCGTAAGAACGTACTACTTCCATAAGATTCATTGCCATATCTGTTGGTGCTTCGATTTGATGTGTTACACCATCGCGATCAATGATTGTTATATTTATGTCCATAGTAATTAGTTGTTAGGAAATAGTAGTTAGTTTTTGATAGATTTGATTAAACCATGTAACATTTTAGAAATCTCGTTGTTCATTTCTATTAATTCTCTTGATTCATCTTGACTTAAAAAATTTAAACTAATAGATAAATATAACATTGACCTTACTTCACTATTCGATGACAAAGCTATATATAAAAATCTTGAAAAGTCTGCATTTGAGTTCCTATCAAAACCTTCTGCAATGTTATTAGAAATTGAAACTGACGCTCTTTTTATTTGATCTCTAAAAGAAAAGTCATTATTATCTTTGAAAACCTTATAAATAGTAACAGCTAAAGCCTGAGACTTTTGCCAAACTAATAAATCTTCAAATTTTTGAACGGCCATTTACTAATTACTTTCTACTATTTACTAACTACTCAATAGCCTTTACAACGGCTTTTGGTGCTTCTTTACGTGTACCATCAAAACCATCAACGCCAGCAACTGTTGTATATTTTAACACATAACGTTTTCCTGGGTTAATAATCTGATAAGCTGCCTGACACATCAAAGTTGCCTCATGGAAACCACAAAGAATTAGTTTTAA belongs to Winogradskyella sp. J14-2 and includes:
- the dnaE gene encoding DNA polymerase III subunit alpha, with amino-acid sequence MYLIFDTETTGLPKRWDAPITDTDNWPRCIQIAWQLHDAMGNCIDHQDYLVKPDGFNIPYDAEKIHGISTELAEEQGISLAEVLEKFNAVLEKTKFVVGQNVGFDLNIMGAEFVREDVANQLQELPVLDTCTEHTAELCKIPGGRGGKFKLPTLTELHEFLFNQPFAEAHNATADVEATTRCFLELVRRKEYTKEQLDVQPDYFVKFSEANPQPIQLIGLKHLNLKRESAKINARLQKEQSQEIPTQTNKEAIAKLADAAFVHLHNHSQFSILQSTISIGDLVAAAAKENMPAVALTDHGNMMGAFHFVQAVSNHNKSVKAKHKEAEENGEEKKGKLIKPIIGCEFFVCEDHTDKTRKDNGYQIVLLAKNKKGYHNLAKLSSAAFTDGFYYVPRIDKKLIEQYKEDLICLTGNLYGEVPSKVLNIGENQAEEALIWWKDTFADDLYIELMRHNQEDENRVNQVLIQFAHKHDVKLIATNNTYYVEQENANAHDILLCVKDGEKQATPIGRGRGYRYGLPNQEYYFKSTEEMKALFRDIPEAIVNIQEVVDKIEPFELARDVLLPAFDIPDEFKHQEDEVDNGKRGENAYLRHLTYEGAKKRYGEITPEIAERLDFELSVIENTGYPGYFLIVEDFIREARKMDVSVGPGRGSAAGSVVAYCLWITNIDPIKYDLLFERFLNPDRVSMPDIDIDFDDEGRGRVMQYVIDKYGANQVAQIITYGTMAAKSSIRDTARVLDLPLNEADHIAKLIPNMSKLGKIFGKSEKELASKFRAEELEKVNQLLNISDGSDLQAETVNQARVLEGSVRNTGIHACGVIITPGDITNYVPVSVAKDSDLYVTQFDNSVVESAGLLKMDFLGLKTLTLIKDTVKIVKARHGIELDPENFPLDDEETYALFQRGETVGIFQYESPGMQKHMKHLKPTVFDDLIAMNALYRPGPMEYIPSFINRKHGKEEIIYDLPEMEEYLKETYGITVYQEQVMLLSQKLADFTKGEADVLRKAMGKKQKAVLDKMKPKFIEQAAAKGMDKTKLEKIWKDWEAFASYAFNKSHSTCYAWIAYQTAYLKAHYPAEYMAAVLSNNMNDIKSVTFFMEECKRMRLPVLGPSVNESYYKFSVNQDNAVRFGMGAIKGVGHGAVKTIVENRKKDGNYKSIFDLAKRVDLRAANKKSFEGLAYAGGFDCFEDTHRAQYFAHDGDGITFLEKAMKYGAKHQENENSAQVSLFGEASGVEIAEPQVPPCEDWGTMEKLSREKEVVGIYISGHPLDDFKIEMKNFCNGTISVFNDLEAIVNREITFGGVVTDVQHRVSKQGKGWALFTIEDYTDSYEFRIFGEDYLKFRHFFVVNSFVYVRAFVREGWTNRETGQKGDPRIQFNNFQLLHDVMETYAKKLSIQLNIHDLEEDTITRLQDLMRMHEGNKSLNFLVYDNSEKLKLTMPSRKQKVKISQELLNELKGLDVKYKLN
- a CDS encoding ferritin-like domain-containing protein — translated: MNNTKEISNKLNELIEKNMNAKDSYEKAIEKVDSADIKNFFKSRAEERARFVKELRSEVWENKDIPENSGNIKGELHQNWMSLKSLFSSNDEEAMLQETVRIEKTSLKEYNEVISGHAIPSPIINTLKNQKSAIETAIRSAENFETIVS
- a CDS encoding ferritin-like domain-containing protein, encoding MIKDIMKYEKIVSDKLNELLVKNYDAEKGYINAMQEVDNVSVKNFFKNRAEERSKFARQLRTEILTYGEIPEDSGSLKGIMHRNWMSLKATFSSNNEETILNEALRGEKASLEEYNELLSDNNFPSRLIELLREQRNAIEAAINSVKLYEEVLS
- a CDS encoding DUF6252 family protein gives rise to the protein MKKLIVLSLILISVFSCGDEVEFNTPAFQGSLDGTSWRAKAFSASIDENDFLTLFGSNNIETLELIVPTVAVGVYVFGDVNTIEARFTTADGTIYSTNNRPHPDVSIYPEYGEIRINEIENNRFTGTFRFTAFNESGLQSVNFTGLTGEVGLDPVTGQNGPIYGGVFYRVPLISGTIPADPITCTDTEIATETAEATYIAAQQVGDDGFVSSSEFEIACSAYRQSLMMQRDYCGDLDGSIQQRIDDLGDCQISCEIATNNRNEAEVQYNTATMGTFDANCSQYQQFLQEQIDFCGDDDGAIQAVIDDLDCSDDDGDGVPNVFEDFNGDGDITNDDTDMDGIANYLDDDDDGDSVPTSLELQLDGNGNPTDTDGDGDADYLDTDDDGDGILTINEDANMDGDPTNDDVDGDGVPDYLQV
- a CDS encoding 30S ribosomal protein S16 encodes the protein MPVKIRLQRHGKKGKPYYWIVAADSRAKRDGKYLEKLGAYNPNTNPATIDLDVDGAVKWLENGAQPTDTAKAILSYKGALLKKHLAGGVKKGALTEEQAEAKFNAWLEEKAAKVQAKADGLSKADADAKAKALEAEKAVNEARIAANAPVVEEEVAEETTASNEEE
- the rimM gene encoding ribosome maturation factor RimM (Essential for efficient processing of 16S rRNA), which gives rise to MKKEDCFYLGKIVKKYSYKGELLAKLDTDEPDLYENIDAVFIDLRGNLVPFFIESSQLHKSDLLRLKFEDVDNEADADALIKAELYLPLDLLPKLEGDKFYYHEVIGFTITDSNFGTVGIIKAINDTTAQALFEIDRNGIEILIPMNDEFIVKVDKPNKIIEVETPEGLIELYTSPS
- a CDS encoding tRNA1(Val) (adenine(37)-N6)-methyltransferase, with the protein product MEKPFKFKQFSVNQDRCAMKIGTDGVLLGSWTSVKHNPFHILDIGSGTGILSLMMAQRSYAEQIEAIEIDDDAYEQCSENFENSPWNDRLFCYHASLLEFVEEVEDAFDLIICNPPFYSEDYKTENKSRNLARFNDAMPFKHIIYAVEHLLAEDGLFSIVIPRKEEKDFIALANTIGLFPNRILYVRGNPDADVKRSLIEFSYAEKDVEASDLIIETERHNYTKDYINLTKDFYLKM
- a CDS encoding acyl-CoA dehydrogenase family protein, which codes for MKPDLFEAPDYYNLDELLTEEHKLVRDAAREWVKRDVSPIIEEAAQKAEFPKSIIGGLAEIGAFGPYIPEEYGGAGLDQISYGLIMQEIERGDSGVRSTASVQSSLVMYPIWKYGTEEQRQKYLPKLASGEWMGSFGLTEPDHGSNPGGMTTNYKDMGDHYLLNGAKMWISNAPFCQVAVVWAKNEEGRIHGLIVERGMEGFSTPETHNKWSLRASATGELIFDNVKVPKENLLPNKSGLGAPLGCLDSARYGIAWGAIGAAMDCYDTALRYSKERIQFGKPIGQFQLQQKKLAEMITEITKAQLLTWRLGVLRNEDKATSAQISMAKRNNVEMAINIAREARQMLGGMGITGEYSIMRHSMNLESVITYEGTHDIHLLITGLDITGLNAFK
- a CDS encoding SGNH/GDSL hydrolase family protein, with the translated sequence MKIIFYKLLFSTLLCFFYSCSASEDYNTDDLQDPIDNSKRILSLGDSYTIGQSVCESCSFPKQLKDSLVNNNDGVTFELNIIAQTGWTTSDLISNIVSENPSNNYDLVTLLIGVNNQYQGAPFSLYESEFPQLVQMAMSKVQGDKTKVIIVSIPDYAYTPFGQFSGDPSLTSTEIDMYNAFAENYCNENNITFVNITDITREGLNNPDLVASDDLHPSELAYTRFVERLLPLAIEKIQ